One segment of Panicum virgatum strain AP13 chromosome 1K, P.virgatum_v5, whole genome shotgun sequence DNA contains the following:
- the LOC120708271 gene encoding BTB/POZ domain-containing protein At2g24240-like, producing the protein MCTPATGRGRVRLNVGGRVFETTAATLAAAGRDTMLGAMLDASWNAGRDGGDGAWPAEYFIDRDPACFAVLLDLLRTGGLHVPPGVPEAALHREALYYGLLDRVRAARLGELDGDRLRLAASVPGRAPGDGTAVRAAPDGGCCVAHGGAVRVYNWALEERRPVYYPAHAPVNDAAYLDAATLLVAARERPGRRDDGGVAAFSALTGEPRHRFRVAHDRQPRSFTAGALALGAGCDVFASCKGRFNEYGVGVWDWNTGEQAGFFYEPPGCALGDADRLQWLDATGTLMVATMFPRADSSFIGLLDFRDKSVVWSWSDAGTPASLEDKHAVHAVAMEDGRSVCVINQYDDLGFLDLRRNAAGVRWRSRSKLTASGKTKACGEETCYPKLAAHGGQLFASTGDTISVFSGADRVLTSTLRCSNGGAICDFSIGGDRLFALHSEENVFDVWETPPPPII; encoded by the coding sequence ATGTGCACCCCCGCCACGGGCCGCGGCCGCGTGCGGCTCAACGTCGGCGGGCGGGTGTTcgagacgacggccgccacgctcgccgccgccgggcgggaCACCATGCTCGGGGCCATGCTGGACGCCTCCTGGAAcgccggccgcgacggcgggGACGGCGCCTGGCCGGCCGAATACTTCATCGACCGCGACCCGGCCTGCTTCGCGGTGCTGCTGGACCTGCTCCGCACGGGCGGGCTCCACGTGCCCCCGGGCGTCCCGGAGGCGGCGCTCCACCGCGAGGCGCTCTACTACGGCCTCCTCGACCGCGtccgcgccgcgcgcctcggGGAGTTGGACGGCGACCGCCTGCGCCTGGCCGCGTCCGTCCCGGGGCGCGCGCCGGGGGACGGCACCGCCGTCCGGGCGGCCCCCGACGGCGGGTGCTGcgtcgcgcacggcggcgccgtccgCGTGTACAACTGGGCGCTGGAGGAGCGCCGGCCCGTGTACTACCCGGCCCACGCGCCGGTCAACGACGCGGCGTACCTGGACGCCGCCACGCTCCTCGTCGCCGCGCGGGAGCGGCCCGGCCggcgcgacgacggcggcgtggcggccttCTCCGCGCTCACGGGCGAGCCGCGCCACCGCTTCCGCGTGGCCCACGACCGCCAGCCCAGGTCCTTCACCGCCGGCGCGCTGGCCCTCGGCGCGGGGTGCGACGTCTTCGCCAGCTGCAAGGGCCGGTTCAACGAGTACGGGGTCGGCGTCTGGGACTGGAACACGGGCGAGCAGGCCGGCTTCTTCTACGAGCCGCCCGGCTGCGCGCTGGGCGACGCCGACAGGCTACAGTGGCTCGACGCCACCGGCACGCTCATGGTGGCCACCATGTTCCCGCGGGCCGACTCCTCCTTCATCGGCCTGCTGGACTTCCGGGACAAGAGCGTCGTCTGGTCGTGGTCCGACGCCGGCACCCCGGCGTCGCTCGAGGACAAGCACGCGGTCCACGCTGTCGCGATGGAGGACGGGAGGTCGGTGTGCGTGATCAACCAGTACGACGACCTCGGGTTCCTCGACCTCCGGAGAaacgccgccggcgtgcgctgGAGATCGCGGAGCAAGCTGACGGCGAGCGGGAAGACCAAGGCGTGCGGCGAGGAGACCTGCTACCCGAAGCTCGCCGCGCACGGCGGACAGCTGTTCGCGTCGACGGGCGACACCATCTCGGTGTTCAGCGGCGCCGACCGCGTGCTGACGTCGACGCTGCGGTGCAGCAACGGCGGCGCCATCTGCGACTTCTCCATCGGCGGCGACCGCCTCTTCGCCCTGCACAGCGAGGAGAACGTGTTCGACGTCTGggagacgccgccgccaccgatcaTCTGA